CCGGTTGGACCTGAAGAACTCCCAGAGTGGGCGAGCCTCACAGCCACAGGCCCAGGGATTGTTGTTGAGCCGCAGGAACTGGATGGACTCCACATCACGCATTGCCTGGCCGGGCAGCTCAGCCAATGAGTTGTTGAAAAGGAAGAGCATGGTAAGGCGGCCCAGGTCACGGAAGGCGCGGCGGTTGACCTGCCGGATGCGATTGTCGTGCAGCAGCAGGCGGTCCAGGTTGACCAGGCCACGGAACACGTTCTCGGACAGCGTGCGGATGCGGTTGCCATGCAGGAACAGCTGGCTGAGGTTGATAAGATCAGCGAACAGGTCATCCTGGAGGAAGTGGAGCTGGTTCTCTTGAAGATACAGGTACTGCAAGCTGTAGAGCTTGTGGAAGATGTCATGGGGGAGGGCGGCCAAACGGCAGCGGTGCATGTGGAGGCTCTGCAGCTTCTCCAGCCCACGGAAAGCTCCACCCTCCAGGCGGCGCAGGTGAGGGTTATCACCCAGATCCAGCTCCTCCAGATCACGCAGCTCACTGAAAGCACCAGCCTCAATCCAGGTAATGTTGTTGGAGAAGAGCCACAGAACCTGAagagtaggagagagagagggtgcaAGAAAGAAAGGTGGAGAGGATGAAGGAAATAAGGATGGTGGCAAAGGGTGGAGTGACAGgtgtaaagaaaagaataaacaagGAAGGAtgagcagaaagagaaagaaaaagaggtgaATGAAGGAGAAAGTTGTGAAAGGCCAGATGGTGGTGAAGAAAGCATGGATTTGAGTAGAGAAAATTGAGATAGACAGCACAGTGAGAGGTGGAAAGTAGTGAGGAATGTGAATAGAAGAGGAAGTGATAACAAGTGCAAAAAGGGAGAGGTGAAAATAGAGAATTAGTTAAAGGTAATACATTTACACTTAAAACTTTACAAGAGAAATATTCACTCATACAGTCTCACATTTTCTCTTATAGACACACATACCTGAGTTCCAAAGCCAAAGGAGCCCACTCTCAGCTCTGTGATGCGATTGTTCTGCAGAAAGACGCGCTGTGACTCGTAGGGGACGCCAGTGGGCACGAAGGTGAAGTTCTGCGCCTGGCAGCTCACGGTCATGGGagtcgggtaacacacacacaggtgtgggCAGCTCTGCACAGGTGCAGGCTTAAGCACAACCAACCAGACCACCAGCCAGAGCGAGAGACCAcctaagaaaacacacacaacatgttcCATTAAGAAATGAGCTCAGACACACTGCTCAGACAGTGAGTGCCACTCAAACTGTTGACCATATTAAAGTATCACTCAAACTGTTGACCAGGGCATATTTAAGTATCTAATGCATGTTCTAGGTTCTAATGCATCTCTGTTTTACAATAAATCTAAATCAGGCAAAACCCCATAAAAGTCAACTTACGTTGAACAAGTACTCAACTTCTGAAAAATTCCTAAGTTTAAACTAAATGTTTATGCaatgtaaaagtaaaaccaGTCATCATGGTTCCACAAAATGTCTTTACACAACTTTGAAAGCTGTATCCTCACTATGCATAACACATATTCATTTACTCAGTTATTCCAACAGGTTTTTATAATGTACTTAAAATACAATGATCAACAAGAGAACAAAATTTTAGTGCAAGAGAAATTTGCAATACAGTACAGCCCAAGACATAAGCAAACTGCAGAAGGTACTTACTCTTAAAGTCGTGCGCCATGGAGCTTCGTCGGCTCCGCGTAAAGGCAGAAGTTTCCATTCCGAACCAAAGTCGAAAGCGAGTTAGCCTTAAGGAGGCGAGCGGTTCCTTGCTATCTCCGCTGATGCTCTGGTTCCTGAGTCGGAGCGACTGATGAGAGCGAGTGCCGAAAGCTCGCACCGGCCGCCCTTTATAGTCGCCCGGCGGCGCGGCGCCTACGTCGGTGGGCACCACGGAATCTCTCCTACGTCATCAA
This sequence is a window from Pangasianodon hypophthalmus isolate fPanHyp1 chromosome 3, fPanHyp1.pri, whole genome shotgun sequence. Protein-coding genes within it:
- the rtn4rl2a gene encoding reticulon-4 receptor-like 2a — encoded protein: METSAFTRSRRSSMAHDFKSGLSLWLVVWLVVLKPAPVQSCPHLCVCYPTPMTVSCQAQNFTFVPTGVPYESQRVFLQNNRITELRVGSFGFGTQVLWLFSNNITWIEAGAFSELRDLEELDLGDNPHLRRLEGGAFRGLEKLQSLHMHRCRLAALPHDIFHKLYSLQYLYLQENQLHFLQDDLFADLINLSQLFLHGNRIRTLSENVFRGLVNLDRLLLHDNRIRQVNRRAFRDLGRLTMLFLFNNSLAELPGQAMRDVESIQFLRLNNNPWACGCEARPLWEFFRSNRVSSSELLCASPAPRRGLDLRFLREMDFALCPLPDPGSLAGTTTTTFSTKTRWWFSKHKPVSSTKGIFEKSSETVKAHPFSAGKPSITSTSTKYELGEEEALLPKLEKEEYWANYGNEDAGITSLRCFEVECPDFDTLPPFSSSSSSLPSTLLLVVMSILTVSIHLLFG